The Flammeovirga yaeyamensis genome segment GGCTTTAACTTTTTAACAGCCATTTTTCAAACTTTCGTATTTGCTCTTACGGGTTTCAGATAGGTTTTCCTGACTCCCATACACAGCAAATTGGTTAAACTTATATACTACTACCCGGAGTATTGCTACTCCGGAGGTATATTTTCAATTTTTAGATTTCAGATCCTATAGACCTTCGTAGATGTCGATAATCTCACCCTCAGCTACTTTTACCATCGCCTTTTTGAAAGAAGATGTGTGACCGTTAATAACAGCCGCTTTTGTGTAACGAGTTTTTGATTTACCTGGTAGGATAGCAGTTCTTACTGCCTCTACATTAACACCATACTTAGCTTCTACAGCTTGTTTGATCTGTACCTTGTTAGCTCCTTTAGCCACAACGAAAGTGTAAACACCACCTTCGTGAGCAAGTGCAGCCTTTTCTGTCAAGATAGGTTTTACTAATACTTGCATTATATTAAGGCTTAAAGGTTAGAAAATTTTTCAACTGCATCTTGAGCGATGATCAACTTGTCCGCGTGCAATACTTCGTAAGTGTTCAATGAATCAACAACTACTACGTTTGCTTTTGGCAAGTTTCTAGCTGACTTGTAAACATTATCGTTTTGCTCACCCAAAACTAGAAGAGTCTTCACGTCTGAGAATTGCAAGTTTGATAATACTTCTTTGTAAGCTTTAGTTTGTGGAGCCTCGAAAGAAAGAGTTTCCAAAACTGTTACATTGCTCTCTTTTGCTTTGTAAGCCAACGCCGAACGACGAGCCAATTGCTTAAGTTTTCTGTTAAGCGTTTGACGGTAGTTTCTCGGACGTGGTCCAAAGATACGTCCACCACCTCTGAAAACAGGTGATTTGATAGAGCCCGAACGAGCTGTACCTGTACCTTTTTGTTTTTTAAGCTTACGAGTAGATCCTACGATCTCCGCACGCTCTTTAGCTTTATGCGTACCTTGACGTTGTGCCGCCAAATACGCTTTTACGTCAAGATAGATAGCATGATCATTTGGCTCGATACCAAATACTGCTTCTGGTAAATCAACTTTACCAGTCTCAACGCCTTTTGAGTTCAATACTGCGATTTCCATCTACTGATTACTTTTCAAGGATTACGTAAGAATTTTTAGCACCTGGAATTGCACCAGAAACAAGGATTAAACCATCCTCTGGATACATTTTCATAACGCGTAAGTTCATCACTTTAACACGCTTACCACCAGTACGTCCAGCCATACGAAGACCTTTGAATACACGTGATGGAGTTGCACATGCACCAATCGCACCTGGAGCTCTTAAACGGTTATGCTGACCGTGAGTAGCTTGACCTACACCACCGAAGTTGTGTCTCTTAACTACACCTTGGAAACCTTTACCTTTAGAAGTACCTACGATGTCTACGAATTCACCTTCAGCGAAGATTTCGTCCATTTTCAATACATCTCCTAGAGCTCTTTCCATAACTGGGTTACGGAATTCTACCACTTTACGTTTTGGTGTGGTACCAGCTTTTGAGAAGTGACCTTTCATAGCAGCGGACGTACGCTTCTCCTTCTTCTCGTCGAAGCCCACCTGAATAGCTGTATAGCCATCAGATTCTACCGTCTTAACTTGAGTCACAACGTTAGGACCAGTTTGAATCAACGTACAAGCGATGTTCTTGCCGTTTTCATCATAAATACTAGTCATACCGACTTTTTTTGCAATAAGTCCTGGCATTGTTCTTTACTTTAAAAATTAATTAATTAAACGCCTGAAATTCAACTCATCTATACCTAACTCTGTAAAGAAAAACTCGCATTGAACTCCCCGTCTGGTCCTTCAATTTGATGCCTTTCTTAGAGCCGTAACGATACAGTACAGCTTTCAAACGGCTTGCAAAGGTAATCATATTATTTTACTTCCCAAATTTTTATTTATACATCACTTAAAAACAGTGAGATAGGAGAACTTTATTAACAATTTGTTTATTTATATAAGGAGTTTTCATCAAAATGCCTTTTTTTGTATATCATTCATTATGAGTTAGTCATATTTTTACTCCTAACATTGCTACTTTTTGATAAGTAACACATTCTCAACCTTTCATTTTTTGACTATGAATACTAACAACAAAAAAAATAGAAGACATTTTATCAAACAGCTTACTAAAGTAAGTGGAAGTGCCCTAGCATCTGCGACTGCTTTATCAGCTTGTAGCAAAGAAAGCAATTCAGAAATTGTCAAAAGTAAAAAGAAAGAGAAGGTATTTAACTGGAAATGTGTAACAGTATGGCCTCCTAACTTCCCTATTCTTGGTGAAGGGGTAAACAATCTTGCCGAGGAACTTAGAGAGTTATCCGATGGGCGTCTTAATATAAAGGTATTCGGAGGAGGAGAATTGGTCCCCGCTTTAGAATCTTTTGATGCTGTACAACTAGGTGCCGCACAAATGATGCATGGTGCTGCTTATTATTGGGCGGGTAAAATTCCTGCTTCCGTATTTTTTACTGCTACTCCATTTGGTATGACGACGAGGCAACAAAATGCATGGTTATTATATGGCGGTGGAAACGAACTTTGGAAGGAACTATATAATAAGATTGGACTAGAACCTTTCCCTTGCGGAAATACCGGAGTACAAATGGGAGGTTGGTTTAATAAAAAACTCGAAATAGCAGAAGACCTTCAAGGAATAAAAATGAGAATTCCCGGTCTCGGAGGAAAAGTATTTTCTAGAGCTGGAGGTACTGCTGTAACGGTAGCAGGTGGTGAAATTTACACCAATTTAGAAAGAGGTGTTTTAGATGCGACAGAATGGATTGGTCCGTATCATGATTACTTAATGGGATTTCATAAAATTGCCAAGTACTATTATTATCCAGGTTGGCACGAACCATCGGCTACTCTAGAATTGGTTTGTAATAAAAAAGCATACGATAGTCTTCCAGAAGATTTACAGGAAATGATCAGAATCGTTTCTTTAAAATATAACGGTAGTATGATGTCTGAATTTGAAAAGTTCAATACAGAATACTTAGAGAAAATAAAGTCCGAAGGAAACAATGAAATATTGCCTTTCCCAAAAGAAGTAATGGAGACTTTAAAACAAAACGCAGACTCAGTGATGTCCGACCTCATCTCATCAGATCCTTTTGCTAAAAAAGTGTACGAAAGCTTCACTCAGTTTAAACAGAATATTAAACAATGGTCAACAATTTCAACTGATGCTATACAAGAGTACCTTTAAACCAATTATTATCTTACCTTTGCGTCACTTAAAATATTGATATTCATAATACATGAGCTCAAAATTATTAAACAACGTAAAGTCAGCGATCAAAGCTGCAGGTAAATCTTTCGTTTATTCTTCTCCTGAGGAGAATGATGACAGCCAAGCACAATTCCAATTCATCAGCACAAGAGATGGTGAAGAAAAAGTAATGGATGCCTTTATCTATACTTTAGAAATGGAATACGTAATGAAACTTCACGAAGAAGCGGTTCAACATGTCATCAACGAAAATCCAAAGTTTGCTGATGCTGACTTCGACGTAATGGATGGCCCACACATGGATGCTGTCGACGAAGCTATCGCTACTTTATCTAAAGACGATACTTACGATGTAGGTGAATTCGTAGAAGAACGTCCTGATGACGAAGAAGGTAACGGCACTCCTATCGATATCTGTTTACACGTTGAAGAAATCACAGATGAAGTAATTGCAAAATTCATCTCTGAATACAACGATGGAACTTTAAAGATCGACGAAACAGTGAGATCTTTCGAGATATAATATTTCTTGAATCAAGAAAGCAAAAGAGGTAGCACATACAGTGTCTACCTCTTTTTTATTTATAACAATTTTGATCATAAAAAAGGTAAAGTAACCTAAGCTACTTTACCTTCTCAATAAGTATCTGATACTATCAATTAGTCTCTAAGACGACCGCTGATAGAATCTTTTACTTTCTTTTCGTCTCTTTGAATGAATTTAATCGCCAAGCGGTTAAGAACAATAGAGAAAACTGGCAGGAAGAAACCTACTGCAGGTTCTCCGTTCGCTCCTGCTAATTCTGCTCCTTGATAATAACCGTAGTACATCATTAAACCTAAAGTAATGAAGATTAATAATGTATTTACAAGGTTCAATTTCACCTGCTTCATTCTATCT includes the following:
- the rplW gene encoding 50S ribosomal protein L23; translation: MQVLVKPILTEKAALAHEGGVYTFVVAKGANKVQIKQAVEAKYGVNVEAVRTAILPGKSKTRYTKAAVINGHTSSFKKAMVKVAEGEIIDIYEGL
- the rplD gene encoding 50S ribosomal protein L4; its protein translation is MEIAVLNSKGVETGKVDLPEAVFGIEPNDHAIYLDVKAYLAAQRQGTHKAKERAEIVGSTRKLKKQKGTGTARSGSIKSPVFRGGGRIFGPRPRNYRQTLNRKLKQLARRSALAYKAKESNVTVLETLSFEAPQTKAYKEVLSNLQFSDVKTLLVLGEQNDNVYKSARNLPKANVVVVDSLNTYEVLHADKLIIAQDAVEKFSNL
- the rplC gene encoding 50S ribosomal protein L3 — protein: MPGLIAKKVGMTSIYDENGKNIACTLIQTGPNVVTQVKTVESDGYTAIQVGFDEKKEKRTSAAMKGHFSKAGTTPKRKVVEFRNPVMERALGDVLKMDEIFAEGEFVDIVGTSKGKGFQGVVKRHNFGGVGQATHGQHNRLRAPGAIGACATPSRVFKGLRMAGRTGGKRVKVMNLRVMKMYPEDGLILVSGAIPGAKNSYVILEK
- a CDS encoding TRAP transporter substrate-binding protein encodes the protein MNTNNKKNRRHFIKQLTKVSGSALASATALSACSKESNSEIVKSKKKEKVFNWKCVTVWPPNFPILGEGVNNLAEELRELSDGRLNIKVFGGGELVPALESFDAVQLGAAQMMHGAAYYWAGKIPASVFFTATPFGMTTRQQNAWLLYGGGNELWKELYNKIGLEPFPCGNTGVQMGGWFNKKLEIAEDLQGIKMRIPGLGGKVFSRAGGTAVTVAGGEIYTNLERGVLDATEWIGPYHDYLMGFHKIAKYYYYPGWHEPSATLELVCNKKAYDSLPEDLQEMIRIVSLKYNGSMMSEFEKFNTEYLEKIKSEGNNEILPFPKEVMETLKQNADSVMSDLISSDPFAKKVYESFTQFKQNIKQWSTISTDAIQEYL
- a CDS encoding DUF4293 domain-containing protein gives rise to the protein MIQRIQSIFLFLIVVGMFAVNFTPIWSAGEAVLTSREFTYSGGVINTMAIAVVATISALVALYSLLSFKDRMKQVKLNLVNTLLIFITLGLMMYYGYYQGAELAGANGEPAVGFFLPVFSIVLNRLAIKFIQRDEKKVKDSISGRLRD